The Brenneria rubrifaciens genome has a window encoding:
- the mscL gene encoding large-conductance mechanosensitive channel protein MscL encodes MSIIKEFREFAMRGNVVDLAVGVIIGTAFSKIVSSLVSDIIMPPLGLLIGGVDFKQFSLVLRGAQGDVPPVIMHYGVFIQNIFDFIIVAFAIFMAIKLMNKMRRKQEQAPATPPKLSAEEKLLTEIRDLLKDQQQPKL; translated from the coding sequence ATGAGCATTATCAAAGAATTCCGCGAATTTGCCATGCGGGGAAATGTTGTCGATTTGGCGGTTGGCGTTATCATTGGTACCGCCTTCAGTAAAATTGTTTCGTCATTGGTTTCAGATATCATCATGCCCCCGTTAGGATTACTGATCGGCGGTGTGGATTTCAAACAATTCAGCTTAGTATTACGTGGCGCCCAAGGGGATGTACCCCCAGTAATTATGCATTACGGCGTCTTTATTCAAAATATTTTTGATTTTATCATTGTCGCTTTTGCTATTTTTATGGCGATCAAACTCATGAATAAAATGCGTCGTAAACAGGAACAGGCTCCAGCAACACCGCCCAAGCTGAGTGCGGAAGAGAAATTATTAACTGAAATTCGCGATCTGTTAAAAGATCAACAACAGCCTAAACTATAA